The nucleotide sequence CTGCATATTCTGTCCGCTTGGCCCGATAGTCCGTGCTGGCGGTCGAGGGACTTGCCACTTCAACCACCAAGAGGGGGGGGGTTCGCTCAATAAAATGACCGCCTCGCGAGATCGGATTTCCTGCCATTGCTGTTGGGGTAAGACGACTACATCTGGAATGCGAACCGTATCCCATCGGCCCCGTTGTGGAGACTGAATGCCGATCGCCCCTTTACGTGCAACCCAAGGTAACTTCCGAGTGGCGATCGCAGCCTCAAACTGTTTTTCCAACAGGTGCATAATTTCAGCATGTAGGCCGGTCCCCAGACTCATTGGAATTAATTCACCTGCCACCAGCTCGTAGCGTACATCCGTGCCGTTGTCGTATTGGAGATAGTCAGCAAAACTGAGGCGTTCGAGCGCAACTGCCATCACTATCACTCCCGCATTGCTATGCCAGGACTCAATGACTTCATATTATCCCGCTCGATCGACTAAATCTTAGTGGCGGGATTGACGGATTCAATTCAGTTCGCAATTTTTCGAGGCTCCCTTTACTTGCTTTGGCGAGCTTGGCAGACAGGGCGGCTATGCATACTAACTGTTTCAAGTGCGATCGCTTTGTTCCTGATTTGCTTCATACCCTATTCCAGTGGCTGAATCCAACTCCGTACAGTCCGAATGACTTGATTCTCACTTTGAGTTTGCCGCTGCACTAAAAATTGGTTTAGCCGAGCCGCAGTTACTTTTGGAAACGCAGCACTCACGTCAGACTCCTCATAACCGCCCGATCGCCATTGGTAAATAATCAATCCGCGTCGCTTAGTATATCGCCAAACTTCAGGCACCCCCAGTGCCCAATAAATCTCGATTCGTTGAGTTGAAGGACTAGTAATATCCACCTCAATAACTAGATCCGGTGGCAGTTGTGCCGGAATCTCGGGATCTAGCCCTTCCAGCTTTGATGCATTTGGGATATAAAAGCCCGTATCCGGTTCTGCCCCTTTTTCTAAATCCTCCCGATCCAGCGTCGTCGAGCCCACATCGACCACCTCCAGATCGAGCTCTTCCGTCAAGGTTGTGACAATGCGAGCCAACAAGCGATTAATAATCTCGTGAAGCTTAGAAGGCATTTTTAGAGTCAGAATCCCGCGATCGTAGGCAATGCGAGTCGCACGATGGTCTCCCATATCAGTCAGCATTGCCCGATAGGTTTGCCAGCTAATGCTCGACAAAACAACCGTCTGGGTGAGCTGTCCGTCAAAATTATCTAAGTCGAGTTCACTGACTTTAGTAGAAATCATCACCATCGCAAGCGCCTGTTGCAAGTGGCTCTATTCTACAAGTTTGGATTTGCGATCGCGATCGCAGTTTAGTTGGGCTTGAGTGAGCGATCGCCTTCCTCTCAGCCTAATTCCGAACTGTTTCTGCATTCGCGAGAGCTTTAGGCGATCGCGGAAGCTACCAGATGCCCGCGATCGCTTGTCTGCTGCCGCTGCGGAACTCTTCTCGCCCGGAAGCTTTGAGTCGCCAGTTTTGTCAAAGTCTACTAGCGACTATTTCTCCGCCGCCGACCCTGTGGGCGACAGGCGCTTGCGCAGCGAAGTGGAGCGACGCTTGGCAATATCGCTATCGGGATCGATCGCCAGCGCCGTCTCGTAAGCCTCAACCGCCTGACCAATTAAATTCTTTTTCTCGTAAGCATGGGCGAGATTGTTCCAAGCGGTGGCATAGTCTCGTTCTGCTTCTACCGCACTTTTATAAAACCGAATGGCGAGGTCGTATTGCTCCTGGAGAAAATAGGTGTATCCCATTGCATTGCACACGACAGGGATATCTTCTTCCGCGACATCGATCGCTTTACGGAACTGAGCGATCGCCAGATCGTATAACTTCTTTTCTAGATACACGCTGCCCAACTCGTAGTGCTCTTCGGGGGTACCTTTGCCTTTGGCCAAACGCCCCTGCAATCGACTAATGACCCCCTCCTGACGGCGATTGCGCATCACCTCGCGAAACACCAGCAAACCAATGACCCCCAGCACGGCGGTCAGAGCCAGCAGATAAATCAGAGGTAAAACCGATGACAATTCCATGAATCCAGCACCTTCTATCGCTTCTCAACCTACCACCCCTCGGCCATCTGGCGAGGGATACCTGCCGAGCGAGCCCAGGGGGAAGCACTCCCAATACTGGCAATCCCCCATCATCGAGCAACAATCCCGATATCCTGATAAAGATGTGGGGGCGATCGCCACCCCCTTCCCGCTTCACTACCTGCTAGCCATTCCTGATGCGAGATCGACTCTCGCTTGGCAGGCTGCAGTATTATGGTGCGACGCACCGCCTATGCCATCACCCTTTCACATCGCCAACTCCATGGGACAGTCCAAAGCAGGGATTATCTACAATGACAGCAAACCATCAGCCCTGCGGGCCAAAGACTCGATGGTGGAATGGCTGGAAACCAAAGGCTGGAAGGTTCATACTGCAACGGGGACTAGCGGTATCTTAGGCTATTCTCAACCCCACAGCCCCGTTCGCCACAGCCCGATCGATCGCCTCGCTCCTCCGGGCTTCGATACCGACATGGACTTTGCCATTGTGCTGGGGGGGGACGGCACTGTGCTAGCCGCCGCCCGCCAATTGGCCCCCCACCGCATTCCGCTTTTAGCCGTCAACACCGGTCACCTCGGCTTCTTAACCGAAACTTATTTACCCTTGCTATTCAAGGCAACCGAAGCGGTCTTGTCGGGGGATTGCTATCTCGACGAGCGCACCATGATCGCCGTTCAAGTTTGGCGGGAAGGAGCGTTAATCTGGGAGGCATTGGCCCTCAACGAGTTAGTTCTACACCGGGAACCCCTCACCAGCATGTGCCACTTCGAAATCAGTATTGGCGAGCATTCTCCTTTAGATGTGGCTGCCGACGGCATCATTGTTGCTACTCCCACAGGCTCGACCGCCTACGCCCTGTCAGCCGGCGGTCCAGTGGTCATCCCCGGTGTCTCCGTCCTACAGCTCATTCCTATTTGTGCCCATTCTCTGGCCTCGCGCGCCCTTGTCTTTCCCGACAGCGAGCTGATTCAGATTGTCTCCCCCCAACAGGATCAGCTGATCTTAGTGGTCGATGGCAACGCAGGTTGCTACATTTCACCTCATCGGGACGAAATTCGGATTGCCCGCTCGTCCTACCAAACCCAGCTGATTCGCCTGAAGCGGGCGGAGTTTTTCCGTCTGCTAAGAGAGAAACTGGGATGGGGCTTGACCCACGCCTCCAAACCAACATCGGTAGAGTTGCCGTAGGGGTTTTTCGCCTCATTTTCAATCCCCATTACCGGAGAGCTGTTCGTGAACGCAATCGTGGTGGCTGTCGATGTCTCGCCTCAGGCTATGCCCGTGGTGGAGGCCCTCAAAACCCTCAACCTCGCTCCCCACACCCGGGTGGTATTGGCCTACGTGTTGCCTGCTGCTGGAGAGGACGACCTGCCTGCCGATGTCCCCAATCAAGCGCGATCGCCCCAGCAGAAGCTCATGCAGGCAGAAACCTTTTTGCACGAGCTGAGGGACGAGGTCACCACGCTTTTGGGGGAGGTTAAACTCGCGATCGAAATTGCCACGGGCGATCCAGCCGAGGAGATCGTCCGGCTTGCGGGCATTCACCAAGCCGATCTGATTGTGTTGGGCTCGCGCGGGCTCAAGGGTGTGAATCGGGTGATTTTAGGCTCGGTGAGTACTCAAGTGGTGGAGTCGGCACACTGCTCGGTCTATGTCATCAAGCGAGATCGATTGCCGTAGCAAAGCCAGTTTTTCATTCGCGTTGGCGAGCGACACAAGCGTAAATGGATTCCTCAGAAAAACAGGGATATGGTTAACCATACCCCTGCCGATCGATTGAAAATAAACTCAATAGCGGGAGAGTTAGGCGACAGGCGCTAGAAGGCTACTCGCAACAAATTCGCCGACATCAGTGCCCACAATAACCGCATCTTCAGTGGCTTCAAAAACATGAACCCCACCAAAGAGGCGGCTGATGGCATCTTCAGCCCCAATCGCCCCATAGCTACTAAACTCTCTGACGGCACCAAAGTCGTCAATGTCGAATAGCTCGTCATTGGACGTTGTGAAGATGCCATTGCCCGGTACCAGTTCTTGCGAAACCACCGGAATGAATTCAACATCCGGGAACAACGTATCCAGTACCCCGCCGAAGGCACCGGCAAATGTCGAGTGCCCGGAGAGGAAATCGGGGAAAGCAGGATCGGGCAGCAAAGGTTGCCAGTCAAAATCGACGGGAACTTCACCCACGAGCAGATCTGCCCCTAATGCTGCTAAGTCCAGCTCGCCAATCGGCGTGAACTGGCCGAAATCGCCAGAAATCACATCTTGAGGTCGAGGCTGTACTTCAACATATTTCTCGGTCCAAGCCACGATCGCAGCATCTGCTAGTGCAATACTAGTCAAACCTAGAATTCGGGCACTCTCCGCCAAGCTTGGCTCGCCACCTGCCTCGCGGAAAGCGGCTTCCTGAGCAATTTGATGGAGCTGACCGTAAGGTCGGAATGTATCCGCGCGATCGTAAGCCCAGAAAATGGCAATTTCAGTTTCATCTAGGGAGCGCGTCACAGTCGTGACATCAGTGTCCTCTAGCGCCCCTAGCTCTTGAACTTCGATAATCTCATCGAGGAAGAGTTGTTGGTTAAACTCGGTCACTGTATTGGTGGTCGTAACGCCATCAACAGTGGTCTCGATATCGAAAGGACGGCCATCGAGGAACAAGCCATCGCCATCTGCGTCAATGTCTGCATTCGCAAGAAAGTCACTTGCACTCACGCCGCTAAACGTGAGCACATCTGCCCAGCCAGGGCTGAGGGCGAAGGGCGCACCGCCGAATTGAAGTACGCCATCTGCAAATACCTGCTCGCCCAACCACACATATTCCGACGGGCTGAAGATACTGGGGTCGTAAGTCGCCGGATCGTCAGGGCCTTGGAAGAAGCCGATAAACCCATCGCCGGAACGAGCATCCAGCACTTGGTCGGCAGCATTGAGGCCCAGCAAGAAACCATCCCAAATCGCATCGGAGATGCCTGCCGGTTGCGTACCGGGAGTGGGGGCTTCAGATAAGAAGGGGGTGACAAAAGCAGGCGG is from Synechococcus sp. PCC 7336 and encodes:
- a CDS encoding Uma2 family endonuclease, with product MISTKVSELDLDNFDGQLTQTVVLSSISWQTYRAMLTDMGDHRATRIAYDRGILTLKMPSKLHEIINRLLARIVTTLTEELDLEVVDVGSTTLDREDLEKGAEPDTGFYIPNASKLEGLDPEIPAQLPPDLVIEVDITSPSTQRIEIYWALGVPEVWRYTKRRGLIIYQWRSGGYEESDVSAAFPKVTAARLNQFLVQRQTQSENQVIRTVRSWIQPLE
- a CDS encoding tetratricopeptide repeat protein, with the translated sequence MELSSVLPLIYLLALTAVLGVIGLLVFREVMRNRRQEGVISRLQGRLAKGKGTPEEHYELGSVYLEKKLYDLAIAQFRKAIDVAEEDIPVVCNAMGYTYFLQEQYDLAIRFYKSAVEAERDYATAWNNLAHAYEKKNLIGQAVEAYETALAIDPDSDIAKRRSTSLRKRLSPTGSAAEK
- a CDS encoding NAD(+) kinase yields the protein MGQSKAGIIYNDSKPSALRAKDSMVEWLETKGWKVHTATGTSGILGYSQPHSPVRHSPIDRLAPPGFDTDMDFAIVLGGDGTVLAAARQLAPHRIPLLAVNTGHLGFLTETYLPLLFKATEAVLSGDCYLDERTMIAVQVWREGALIWEALALNELVLHREPLTSMCHFEISIGEHSPLDVAADGIIVATPTGSTAYALSAGGPVVIPGVSVLQLIPICAHSLASRALVFPDSELIQIVSPQQDQLILVVDGNAGCYISPHRDEIRIARSSYQTQLIRLKRAEFFRLLREKLGWGLTHASKPTSVELP
- a CDS encoding universal stress protein, producing the protein MNAIVVAVDVSPQAMPVVEALKTLNLAPHTRVVLAYVLPAAGEDDLPADVPNQARSPQQKLMQAETFLHELRDEVTTLLGEVKLAIEIATGDPAEEIVRLAGIHQADLIVLGSRGLKGVNRVILGSVSTQVVESAHCSVYVIKRDRLP